In a single window of the Pelagibacterium sp. 26DY04 genome:
- a CDS encoding carbohydrate ABC transporter permease — protein sequence MTTDALSAPTTGFAVRPRRRARRLGNSPAFGHVLMALLSIFCLFPVYWMVVTSFRPANAIFETSLLPTSGSLENYIYALNAIPVAQMLVNTLVVSAAVTVIQLATGLFAAYAFARWRFPFDKAIYALVALTWLVPFQVVMIPNYLIVARLGLLDSIVALILPNFASALAIMLLYQTMRSFPREVIEAARMDGARSWRILWDVLTPNLRGILASLAILIFISTWNEYFWPLLLTRSAENSVIQIGIQMFMTSEGTQWGPLMAASTMASLPILAIYIVLQRQVIQSFMKSGIR from the coding sequence ATGACAACTGATGCTCTTTCCGCTCCCACCACAGGTTTCGCCGTCCGTCCGCGCCGCCGGGCCCGCCGGCTGGGAAACAGCCCCGCCTTCGGCCATGTGCTGATGGCGCTCCTCTCGATCTTCTGCCTGTTCCCGGTCTACTGGATGGTGGTAACCTCGTTCCGCCCGGCCAATGCGATTTTCGAGACATCGCTGCTGCCGACATCGGGGTCGCTCGAGAACTATATCTACGCGCTCAACGCCATCCCGGTCGCCCAGATGCTGGTGAATACGCTGGTGGTGTCCGCCGCGGTCACGGTCATTCAGCTCGCCACCGGACTTTTTGCGGCTTACGCCTTCGCTCGCTGGCGCTTTCCCTTCGACAAGGCGATCTATGCCCTGGTGGCGCTGACCTGGCTCGTGCCGTTCCAGGTCGTGATGATCCCCAACTACCTTATCGTCGCCCGACTCGGCCTGCTCGACTCCATCGTCGCGCTCATCCTGCCAAATTTCGCCTCGGCCCTCGCCATCATGCTGCTCTACCAGACCATGCGGTCTTTCCCCCGCGAGGTGATCGAGGCGGCGCGCATGGACGGCGCCCGGAGCTGGCGGATCCTGTGGGATGTGCTTACGCCCAATCTGCGCGGCATTCTGGCCTCGCTCGCCATCCTCATCTTCATTTCCACCTGGAACGAATATTTCTGGCCCCTGCTCCTCACCCGCTCGGCCGAAAACAGCGTCATCCAGATCGGCATTCAGATGTTCATGACCTCCGAGGGCACCCAATGGGGACCGCTCATGGCGGCCTCGACAATGGCCAGCCTGCCGATCCTTGCCATCTACATCGTCCTGCAGCGTCAGGTCATCCAGTCCTTCATGAAATCAGGTATTCGATAA
- a CDS encoding sugar ABC transporter permease, which produces MADLSLSSPIVRPRKKRRLAADDRYQFAPWLYLLPAIATLVIWVYWPLVDAFRLSMFQWNMLPTTEPKFVGWTNFANIFSLPKFWQAVRNTGIYVIGLLPLAVLIPLALAIYTHDLPARARNIYRAIIFVPMIIAPVVAAAVWRWLLDPGHGMVNQAITGLGGEPVRFLADPNFAIWTIILLTGWKLIGFSTLILSAANANINPSLVEAARMDGASKWEIIRDIRLPLLMNTVLFLVMMTILLGAQWSFSYINVLTGGGPLGSTTNIFYVLWEFGFSSMSVGWSSAAAVILFLAFGALAFVLFRLIERYSFYDN; this is translated from the coding sequence ATGGCTGACCTGTCCCTTTCATCGCCGATTGTCCGGCCGCGCAAGAAGCGGAGGCTGGCGGCTGATGACCGGTATCAATTCGCTCCCTGGCTCTATCTCCTGCCGGCCATCGCCACGCTCGTCATCTGGGTCTATTGGCCCCTCGTCGACGCTTTCCGGCTCAGCATGTTCCAGTGGAACATGCTGCCCACTACCGAGCCCAAATTCGTCGGCTGGACCAATTTCGCCAATATCTTCTCCCTGCCGAAATTCTGGCAGGCGGTTCGCAATACCGGCATCTACGTCATCGGTCTTCTGCCGCTGGCCGTGCTGATCCCTCTGGCGCTGGCCATCTATACACACGACCTGCCGGCGCGGGCTCGAAACATCTATCGCGCCATCATTTTCGTGCCGATGATCATTGCCCCAGTGGTCGCCGCCGCGGTCTGGCGCTGGCTGCTCGACCCCGGCCACGGCATGGTCAACCAAGCGATCACCGGGCTGGGCGGGGAACCTGTGCGGTTCCTGGCCGATCCCAACTTCGCCATCTGGACCATAATCCTGCTCACTGGCTGGAAGCTCATCGGCTTTTCCACGCTCATCCTTTCCGCCGCCAACGCCAACATCAATCCCTCGCTGGTCGAAGCCGCCCGCATGGACGGCGCGAGCAAGTGGGAGATCATCCGCGACATTCGCCTGCCGCTTCTGATGAACACCGTGCTGTTCCTGGTGATGATGACCATCCTGCTCGGCGCCCAGTGGAGCTTTTCCTACATCAACGTCCTCACCGGCGGCGGCCCGCTAGGGTCGACCACCAACATCTTCTACGTGCTCTGGGAGTTCGGCTTTTCGTCCATGTCGGTGGGCTGGAGTTCGGCTGCCGCGGTCATCCTCTTCCTCGCCTTCGGCGCACTGGCCTTCGTGCTGTTCCGCCTCATCGAGAGGTATTCCTTCTATGACAACTGA
- a CDS encoding ABC transporter substrate-binding protein: MVRNLPLSTVLVTAALMSGTAGVAAQAMPAAVDEQVEITYYNYNLASAGIGAEATQQLIADFEAAHPNITVNAVGVQSTEMVSRIQADMAAGIGPDVTQTIFDDLAYTIDNFGAVALEDIVPPEELAAHFEGMSENGLELGRLNGKTYALAYTFSTPVLFYNADLFRAAGLDPNQPPRTWEELKMAGLAIEESTDARAFEAAIVGPGSGGDDWMLQSVVLSNGGRTLSEDRITLTFHEPEAVEAIAMLQDLYESGVFYPGELGSSMESMAGGQVGMYLTSSVLQAYLIAGSEGNFELRSAQMPGFGDRPASPTNSGSGLVIHTTDPVKQRAAWELMKFMTSPEAYTVITSQIGYVPLRTDIVTDPTYLADWVAEHPLVQPNLDQLERLEPWVAYPGPNYRQINSIMMDAMDMAVFGGVDVEATLRDAQANAQALMP, encoded by the coding sequence ATGGTTCGCAATCTCCCTCTTTCAACGGTCCTCGTGACAGCCGCCCTCATGTCCGGAACAGCGGGCGTGGCGGCACAGGCCATGCCGGCCGCCGTCGATGAACAGGTCGAAATCACCTATTACAACTACAATCTGGCCTCCGCGGGCATTGGCGCGGAAGCCACGCAACAACTCATTGCCGATTTCGAAGCCGCGCACCCCAACATCACCGTCAACGCCGTAGGCGTGCAATCAACCGAGATGGTTTCACGGATCCAGGCGGATATGGCCGCCGGCATCGGGCCGGACGTGACCCAAACGATTTTCGACGATCTCGCCTACACGATCGACAATTTCGGCGCCGTCGCACTCGAGGACATCGTGCCGCCCGAAGAACTCGCCGCCCATTTCGAGGGCATGTCGGAAAACGGTCTGGAGCTGGGCCGCCTCAATGGCAAGACCTATGCCCTCGCCTATACTTTCTCCACCCCGGTCCTGTTCTACAACGCGGACCTGTTCCGCGCTGCGGGCCTCGATCCGAATCAACCACCCCGCACCTGGGAAGAGCTCAAGATGGCGGGTCTTGCCATTGAGGAAAGCACCGACGCCCGCGCCTTCGAAGCAGCGATCGTTGGTCCCGGTTCGGGCGGCGATGACTGGATGCTCCAGAGTGTCGTCCTCTCCAATGGCGGCCGCACGCTTTCGGAAGACCGCATCACACTCACTTTCCATGAGCCTGAAGCCGTCGAGGCCATCGCCATGTTGCAGGATCTTTACGAATCCGGCGTCTTCTATCCCGGCGAGTTGGGCTCGAGCATGGAGAGCATGGCGGGTGGCCAGGTCGGTATGTATCTCACCTCCTCGGTGCTGCAGGCCTATCTGATCGCCGGCTCGGAAGGCAATTTCGAGCTGCGTTCGGCGCAGATGCCCGGCTTCGGCGATCGCCCCGCTTCGCCCACCAATTCGGGCAGTGGCCTGGTGATTCACACCACCGACCCGGTCAAGCAGCGCGCTGCCTGGGAATTGATGAAGTTCATGACCTCGCCCGAGGCCTATACCGTCATCACCTCGCAGATCGGCTATGTGCCCCTGCGCACCGACATCGTGACTGATCCCACCTACCTCGCAGACTGGGTGGCCGAGCATCCGCTGGTCCAACCCAATCTCGATCAGCTCGAACGGCTGGAACCTTGGGTCGCCTATCCCGGCCCCAATTACCGACAGATCAATTCGATCATGATGGATGCCATGGATATGGCCGTGTTCGGCGGCGTCGATGTCGAAGCGACGTTGCGCGATGCCCAGGCCAATGCACAGGCCCTCATGCCCTGA
- a CDS encoding ABC transporter substrate-binding protein — translation MHRRNLLAAALASLALPAIGQTIPDTVDEPVTITFYNYNLAMAGNGADATRRLIDQFMAENPNITVDAIPVGAAESTTTVQADLAAGQPVDLVQMGFSTLSYAVDNYGAVALEDIIPQDELDGHFEGMVPNGLDLGRLNDKTYGLAYTFSTPVLFYNANLFREAGLDPDQPPETWDEIRETALAIEDATGKEGFAAGIFGPSAADWLFQGVVRSNGGEVISRDRTTLTFAEPPAVEAVQMLRDLYDAGAFDPMDITAALEGMSSGNIGMYLQTSAIQGALVSGAEGNFELRASTMPSFGDKPVRPNNSGSALVILSQDPLKQRAAWELMKFLTSEEGYTVITSEIGYLPLRPAIVDDPRYLKDWVEEHPLVQPNLDQLAILEPWESMPGPNYLQIVSIMMDAAEMAVYGGVDVEATLRDAQANAQALMP, via the coding sequence ATGCACCGCAGAAACCTTCTGGCCGCGGCTCTGGCGTCCTTGGCCCTGCCGGCCATCGGCCAGACCATTCCCGACACCGTCGATGAGCCGGTGACGATCACTTTCTACAACTACAACCTCGCCATGGCGGGTAACGGTGCCGACGCCACGCGCCGGCTGATCGACCAGTTCATGGCCGAAAATCCCAATATCACCGTGGACGCCATTCCGGTAGGGGCCGCTGAATCCACCACCACGGTGCAGGCCGACCTCGCCGCCGGCCAGCCGGTCGATCTGGTGCAGATGGGCTTTTCCACCCTCTCGTATGCCGTGGACAATTACGGCGCGGTGGCGCTCGAGGACATCATCCCCCAGGATGAACTCGACGGGCATTTCGAAGGCATGGTGCCAAACGGGCTCGATCTGGGCCGCTTGAATGACAAGACCTACGGCCTCGCCTACACGTTTTCGACCCCGGTTCTGTTCTACAATGCCAACCTCTTCCGGGAGGCTGGCCTGGATCCTGATCAGCCACCTGAAACCTGGGACGAAATTCGTGAAACGGCGCTCGCCATCGAAGACGCCACAGGCAAGGAGGGCTTTGCCGCCGGTATCTTCGGCCCCAGTGCCGCCGACTGGCTGTTCCAGGGGGTGGTGCGCTCCAATGGTGGCGAGGTGATTTCGCGCGACCGCACGACCCTGACCTTCGCCGAACCTCCGGCTGTAGAAGCCGTACAAATGCTGCGCGATCTTTATGACGCGGGCGCTTTCGATCCCATGGACATCACCGCCGCGCTCGAAGGCATGTCCTCGGGCAATATCGGCATGTATCTCCAGACCAGCGCCATCCAGGGCGCGCTGGTCTCAGGCGCCGAAGGCAATTTCGAGCTACGCGCCTCCACCATGCCGAGCTTCGGCGACAAGCCGGTGCGGCCGAACAATTCGGGCAGCGCACTGGTGATCCTTTCCCAGGATCCGCTCAAGCAGCGCGCCGCTTGGGAGCTGATGAAGTTCCTCACCTCCGAAGAGGGTTACACCGTCATCACCTCGGAAATCGGCTATCTGCCGCTTCGCCCGGCCATTGTCGACGATCCGCGCTACCTCAAGGATTGGGTGGAGGAGCATCCGCTGGTGCAGCCCAATCTCGACCAACTCGCCATTCTCGAGCCGTGGGAATCCATGCCCGGCCCCAACTATCTCCAGATCGTCTCCATCATGATGGATGCCGCCGAGATGGCCGTCTATGGCGGGGTCGATGTGGAAGCCACGCTCCGTGACGCGCAGGCCAACGCTCAGGCGCTGATGCCCTAA
- a CDS encoding metallophosphoesterase — protein MTELYTFVHLTDLHIGNPDIVDDHLFSDTTANLKALLADVKALVPQPKFIVATGDLTNQGDEGSYRNLKTILTEAALDIPVIFALGNHDKREGFYAGMLGQTENLAAPYFHAQVIDGVHVIALDSSAPGKIGGSIEPEQFEWLEAELNAHPDLPKLIAVHHAPALDEDRPDTEWESLTIADSLKLRDMLKGKNVLGILSGHIHFDRVTNWYGIPVVVGIGTHAATDVTYLHEGMRMLAGASLAIGQVRSSGLTISFVPQPSDRRELHSFTFADMAEMLKKYEAANVAAE, from the coding sequence ATGACCGAACTCTACACTTTCGTTCACCTTACCGATCTGCACATCGGCAACCCCGATATCGTCGACGATCATCTTTTTTCCGATACGACTGCAAATCTCAAGGCGCTGCTGGCCGATGTCAAAGCGCTCGTACCGCAACCCAAATTCATCGTTGCTACGGGTGATCTCACCAATCAGGGCGATGAAGGCAGCTACCGCAACCTCAAGACCATTCTCACCGAAGCCGCGCTCGATATCCCGGTAATTTTCGCGCTCGGCAATCATGACAAGCGCGAGGGCTTTTATGCCGGCATGCTCGGCCAGACCGAAAATCTCGCCGCCCCCTACTTCCACGCTCAGGTGATCGACGGCGTTCATGTGATCGCGCTCGATTCCAGCGCGCCGGGCAAGATCGGCGGCTCCATCGAGCCCGAGCAGTTCGAATGGCTCGAGGCCGAACTCAACGCCCACCCCGACCTACCCAAGCTGATCGCCGTTCACCATGCCCCCGCGCTCGACGAGGATCGGCCGGACACCGAATGGGAAAGCCTCACCATTGCCGATTCGCTCAAGCTGCGTGACATGCTCAAGGGCAAGAACGTGCTGGGCATCCTCTCGGGCCACATCCACTTCGACCGCGTGACCAACTGGTACGGCATTCCGGTGGTCGTCGGCATCGGCACGCATGCAGCTACGGACGTCACCTATCTGCACGAAGGCATGCGCATGCTCGCCGGCGCGTCCCTTGCCATTGGTCAGGTTCGGTCGTCCGGACTCACCATCTCCTTCGTGCCGCAGCCGTCCGACCGGCGCGAGTTGCACAGCTTCACCTTCGCGGACATGGCCGAGATGCTCAAGAAGTACGAAGCCGCCAACGTCGCGGCTGAGTAA
- a CDS encoding TetR/AcrR family transcriptional regulator, translating into MNKRDRILDAAAELIVENGLQCSMAAIAVRAGVATGSLYNYFPSKKALVLGVYVRVGEEMAKAMMVEHQNSVDFGTRVRRYIADYIDFILEGPERARLFEYLDNSPELSRADIAATFAGFLDYTRALFEGAQKAGVVREGQSYLLASFVRGAIRHAIKRRRLDPRPISRAEVEQIADMCWQAVALRA; encoded by the coding sequence GTGAATAAGCGGGATCGGATTCTCGATGCCGCCGCCGAACTGATCGTTGAAAACGGCCTGCAATGCTCGATGGCCGCCATTGCCGTACGAGCGGGGGTGGCGACAGGATCGCTCTACAACTACTTCCCCTCCAAGAAGGCGCTCGTCTTGGGCGTCTATGTGCGCGTGGGCGAAGAGATGGCAAAGGCCATGATGGTCGAGCATCAAAACAGCGTCGATTTCGGCACGCGTGTCCGGCGTTATATTGCCGACTACATCGACTTCATTCTGGAAGGGCCGGAGCGGGCGCGGCTGTTCGAATACCTCGACAACTCCCCCGAACTCAGCCGTGCCGATATCGCTGCGACCTTTGCGGGTTTTCTCGATTATACGCGAGCATTGTTCGAAGGAGCACAAAAGGCCGGCGTGGTCCGCGAGGGACAGTCCTACCTCCTCGCCAGTTTTGTGCGCGGGGCGATCCGTCACGCGATAAAGCGCCGGCGGCTTGACCCGCGGCCGATCAGCCGGGCTGAAGTGGAGCAGATCGCCGATATGTGCTGGCAGGCGGTGGCGCTCCGGGCGTGA
- a CDS encoding 2'-5' RNA ligase family protein gives MFSQQDLFAAKAPVPRYYFALRPTGPVARAVERLAGQMKGRYGLDGRICHADRLHVSLCAVGAGRRHLKGDIDAALAAGALVVAEAFAVRFDTISVFNGPCVVLRSRQSSPAILALRKSVQRALIKVALPPGQSTICPHMTILRPAERIREISLEEPIQWVVRDFVLAQLGKGRIFDIGHWPLRPKIGGELH, from the coding sequence ATGTTCTCGCAGCAGGATTTGTTCGCGGCAAAAGCACCGGTGCCACGCTATTATTTCGCCTTGCGGCCCACCGGGCCGGTGGCGAGGGCAGTCGAACGTTTGGCCGGCCAAATGAAGGGACGGTACGGCCTCGATGGTCGGATCTGTCACGCTGACCGGTTGCATGTTTCGCTATGCGCGGTGGGGGCAGGTCGGCGCCATCTTAAGGGCGACATCGACGCTGCACTTGCCGCCGGAGCTCTTGTGGTGGCCGAGGCCTTTGCGGTGCGCTTCGATACTATTTCGGTATTCAATGGGCCTTGCGTCGTGCTGCGCAGCCGCCAATCGTCGCCCGCGATATTGGCCCTGAGGAAAAGCGTGCAGCGCGCACTCATCAAGGTGGCGCTGCCGCCCGGGCAGTCAACAATTTGTCCGCATATGACCATCTTACGGCCGGCCGAGCGGATTCGGGAAATCTCGCTGGAGGAGCCGATCCAGTGGGTCGTGCGCGATTTCGTGCTGGCGCAGTTGGGTAAAGGAAGGATTTTCGATATCGGTCATTGGCCGCTCCGCCCGAAAATCGGGGGCGAGTTGCACTAA
- a CDS encoding methylated-DNA--[protein]-cysteine S-methyltransferase: MSLSSKTITSPVGALTLVANASELVAILWENDDPRRVPLGPLRSVGDHAILNLAQQQLDQYFTGQRTRFELPLASSGTRFQQAVWSALLDIPYGKTQSYGDLAAALGKPFAARAVGAANGRNPLSIIVPCHRLVGADGSLTGFAGGLEAKRYLLDLEKAHSSTRAEAQALV, from the coding sequence ATGTCCTTATCCAGCAAAACGATCACTTCCCCTGTTGGCGCCCTCACACTCGTCGCAAACGCCAGTGAGTTGGTCGCCATTCTTTGGGAGAATGACGATCCACGCCGCGTGCCGCTCGGGCCGCTCCGTTCCGTCGGCGACCACGCCATCCTGAACCTGGCTCAGCAGCAGCTCGATCAATATTTTACCGGACAACGCACCCGGTTCGAACTGCCGCTCGCCTCTTCGGGAACGCGCTTTCAGCAGGCCGTCTGGAGCGCGCTGCTCGACATTCCTTATGGCAAAACACAAAGCTATGGCGATCTGGCAGCGGCCCTGGGCAAGCCATTCGCTGCCCGTGCGGTCGGCGCCGCCAATGGCCGCAATCCTCTCTCGATCATCGTGCCGTGCCATCGCCTTGTTGGCGCCGATGGCAGCCTTACCGGATTTGCCGGCGGCCTCGAGGCCAAGCGTTACCTGCTCGATCTGGAAAAGGCGCACAGTTCAACGCGGGCGGAAGCGCAGGCACTTGTTTAG
- a CDS encoding BON domain-containing protein — protein MAQDRWNPEREYDRRQRAERRDWRDRNDADYESQGYDPYADDFDREGGYYDRRPDYGSQYNTGNFGVPGALGMGGRYYTGGGFFGSRGRQGMEPGYRGNRGYADRFRAERHRDEDRGFWDKASDEVQSWMGDEDAERRRRMDRENHHRGRGPRGYTRSDDRISEDVHDRLTDDWALDASNIEVSVSGGEVTLSGTVSSRQDKRRAEDIVDDISGVSHVQNNLRVNTETGTGERRFTTG, from the coding sequence ATGGCACAGGATCGCTGGAACCCCGAACGCGAATACGACCGCCGCCAGAGAGCGGAACGGCGCGATTGGCGCGATCGGAACGACGCCGATTATGAAAGCCAAGGCTACGATCCCTATGCCGACGATTTCGACCGCGAAGGCGGCTATTACGATCGTCGTCCAGATTATGGTAGCCAGTACAACACCGGCAATTTCGGTGTGCCTGGCGCGCTCGGCATGGGTGGACGATACTACACCGGCGGGGGCTTTTTCGGTTCCCGCGGGCGGCAGGGCATGGAGCCCGGTTATCGCGGCAATCGCGGGTATGCGGACCGCTTCCGCGCCGAACGGCACCGCGATGAGGATCGCGGGTTCTGGGACAAGGCAAGTGACGAGGTCCAGTCCTGGATGGGTGATGAAGACGCCGAACGGCGTCGGCGCATGGATCGGGAAAATCACCATCGCGGCCGCGGTCCGCGCGGCTACACCCGATCTGATGACCGTATCAGCGAGGACGTCCATGACCGGTTGACCGACGACTGGGCGCTTGATGCCTCCAATATCGAGGTCTCGGTTTCAGGCGGCGAGGTGACCTTGAGCGGCACCGTCAGCAGCCGTCAGGACAAGCGCCGCGCCGAGGATATCGTCGACGATATTTCCGGCGTTTCTCATGTGCAGAACAACCTGCGGGTGAATACGGAAACCGGAACCGGCGAGCGCCGGTTCACCACCGGCTAG
- a CDS encoding DUF4336 domain-containing protein, whose protein sequence is MTHDHRTYPPLDTFKPIAQDIWIVDGPIIEFGMPWPRMGFPTRMTVVRLSDGTLFIHSPTPLSAGLKSEIEAEGAPAYVIGPNRIHYWWVPEWHTAYPEAKVYLAPRIREQAGKRITFPTNEISNPSGFPWDAEIATLPISGDFMTEIVFFHRRSRTLILTDLIENFEPEKLSNPLMRLVTRLGGVQAPDGQMPRDMRLTYRRNKTDLRNAVETMISWNPERIVIAHGRWFPADGANELRRAFRWLL, encoded by the coding sequence ATGACGCATGACCATCGCACGTATCCGCCGCTCGACACCTTTAAGCCGATTGCCCAGGACATCTGGATCGTCGACGGCCCAATCATTGAGTTCGGCATGCCGTGGCCAAGGATGGGCTTTCCTACCCGGATGACGGTGGTGCGCCTTTCGGATGGAACGTTGTTCATCCACTCCCCAACGCCGCTTTCTGCCGGTCTCAAATCCGAGATCGAGGCGGAGGGTGCTCCGGCCTATGTCATCGGGCCTAACCGGATCCACTATTGGTGGGTGCCCGAATGGCACACGGCTTATCCAGAAGCAAAGGTCTATCTCGCCCCGCGCATTCGTGAACAGGCGGGCAAGCGGATCACCTTCCCCACGAATGAAATCTCCAACCCTTCCGGCTTTCCCTGGGATGCAGAGATCGCCACTCTGCCGATCAGCGGCGACTTCATGACCGAGATCGTGTTCTTCCACCGCAGGTCCCGCACTCTGATCCTGACCGACCTCATCGAAAACTTCGAACCCGAGAAGCTTTCCAATCCGCTCATGCGGCTGGTGACCAGGCTGGGAGGCGTACAGGCCCCGGATGGGCAGATGCCGCGCGACATGCGCCTCACCTATCGCCGCAACAAAACCGACCTTCGGAACGCTGTCGAAACGATGATCAGTTGGAATCCGGAACGCATCGTTATTGCGCACGGCCGCTGGTTTCCCGCCGATGGCGCCAACGAGCTTCGCCGTGCCTTTCGTTGGCTGCTCTAG
- a CDS encoding YafY family protein, with product MDKTERLFAIMDALRRHRRPVTAAQLADDQGVSVRTLYRDIQTLVGLGAPIEGEAGIGYMLRPGFFLPPLMFSADELEALVLGARWVEVQPDVELSNAARNALAKIATASPEDLRDRISDTGLWPVRVEGDREPLPLLALVRRAMRAERALRIAYEDEKGNPSERDIWPVQIAFYENKQIIAAWCTLREAFRHFRTERIASAELTEMRYGRRRAVLADDWYTQWQAERHWH from the coding sequence ATGGACAAGACCGAGCGGCTATTTGCCATCATGGATGCGCTCCGACGCCATCGACGCCCCGTAACGGCGGCGCAATTGGCTGACGATCAGGGCGTTTCCGTGCGCACGCTCTACCGCGATATCCAAACACTGGTCGGGCTCGGCGCACCGATCGAGGGCGAGGCCGGCATAGGATACATGCTGCGCCCAGGATTCTTCCTGCCGCCGCTGATGTTTTCGGCCGACGAGCTCGAAGCGCTGGTGCTCGGCGCGCGCTGGGTGGAAGTGCAGCCCGACGTCGAACTCTCGAACGCAGCGCGCAACGCATTGGCCAAGATCGCCACCGCCTCGCCCGAGGACCTGCGGGATCGGATTTCCGATACAGGGCTCTGGCCCGTCCGGGTTGAGGGCGATCGCGAGCCCCTGCCCCTGCTGGCCCTGGTGCGCCGCGCGATGCGGGCCGAGAGAGCGCTGCGGATCGCCTATGAGGATGAAAAGGGCAATCCGTCCGAGCGTGACATCTGGCCGGTGCAGATCGCCTTTTATGAAAACAAGCAGATCATCGCCGCCTGGTGCACCCTGCGCGAAGCGTTTCGGCATTTCCGCACCGAACGGATCGCTTCAGCTGAGCTGACGGAAATGCGCTATGGCCGCCGTAGGGCTGTTCTTGCTGACGACTGGTACACGCAATGGCAGGCCGAACGGCACTGGCACTAG
- a CDS encoding tetratricopeptide repeat protein yields MSEDSFLREVEEELRSDKLKAFWRRFAPFIIGAAVLIVLLVAANEIWKWWSSNTAATASDQYYAAADLAEQGDIEGAQAAFAELQASGPAGYATLARFQEAALLVESGDIEGAIAAYDALAASLDQPRLRELAYVFAGYLAVDHLDAAAVEQRVGGLTGEDNPMRNSAREALGLAHYKAGNIEEARANFEAIAADPAAGQDMQLRAFVYLEQLASTGVDVSEELVDAAAPVEAAPEEIVIPAETPSLETLGQPLESDAGQAQTE; encoded by the coding sequence ATGAGCGAAGATTCCTTCCTGCGCGAAGTCGAAGAAGAACTGCGCAGCGATAAGCTGAAAGCCTTCTGGAGGCGCTTTGCGCCCTTCATTATCGGCGCTGCCGTGCTGATCGTGCTGCTGGTTGCCGCCAACGAAATTTGGAAGTGGTGGAGTTCGAACACCGCCGCGACGGCGTCCGACCAGTATTACGCCGCTGCCGACCTTGCCGAGCAGGGCGATATCGAGGGGGCGCAGGCCGCCTTTGCCGAACTGCAGGCGAGTGGGCCTGCGGGCTACGCCACGCTGGCGCGCTTCCAGGAAGCGGCCCTGTTGGTTGAATCGGGCGATATCGAGGGCGCCATTGCCGCCTACGACGCGCTGGCCGCGAGCCTTGACCAGCCTCGTCTGCGTGAGCTTGCCTATGTCTTTGCCGGGTATCTGGCCGTCGATCACCTTGATGCCGCTGCCGTTGAGCAGCGTGTGGGTGGCCTCACCGGCGAAGATAACCCGATGCGCAACAGCGCGCGCGAGGCCCTGGGGCTCGCTCACTACAAGGCCGGAAACATCGAGGAGGCGCGCGCCAACTTCGAGGCGATTGCTGCCGATCCGGCTGCCGGGCAGGACATGCAGCTTCGCGCGTTCGTCTATCTCGAGCAACTTGCCTCCACAGGGGTCGATGTCAGCGAGGAACTCGTCGATGCTGCTGCCCCGGTCGAGGCTGCGCCCGAGGAAATCGTGATTCCCGCCGAGACGCCGAGCCTTGAAACGCTGGGACAGCCGCTTGAATCCGATGCTGGGCAGGCCCAAACGGAATGA